The genomic interval TTTTATTTCGTTTTCTAAGCAATTTTTTGGCAAAGTCATTTTTCTTTCAAAAGAACTAGCAGAAAACTCTTTTTTAAAATAAGTTTTATTTTTCTCTTCTTTGTTTTCCTCTATTTTGTAAGAAAGAGTGAGAGTTCCTTCAGTAATGTTTAACTTTAAATCCTCTTTTTTAATTCCAGGAACACAGACATCAATTAGATATTCTTTTTCGTTCTCTGATATGTTAACTGCAGGAAAAGATTTTTTAAAAGGATTTTGTAGTTTATCTTCGTCAAAAGGATCCGATAAAAAATTAGAAAACCAATCAGTTTTTTTAATTAAACTCATAATAAAAACCTCCCTTAAAAATATAAAGAAATTTATAGTTTGTATTAACATCTACTAAAAAAAAATAAGATTCCTTTTAAATTTAAAAGGAAATAAAAAAGTAAAAATGAAAAATAGAAAAAAGGAGATGATAATATGAAAATAAAACCAATAATAGGAATTTCAGGAAGTATTATAGTTGATAGCAGTGGAAATTTTCCAGGGTATGAAAGATCGTATGTAAATAATGATTATGTAGAATCTGTAATTCGAGCTGGTGGAGTGCCATATATAATACCAGTGACTGATGATGAAGAACTGATAAAAGAATATACAAAAAATATAGACTGTTTAATATTATCTGGTGGGCATGACGTAAACCCTTTATTATGGGAGGAAGAACCTATAAAAGAGTTAGGGGAAACTTTTCCTAAAAGGGATAGATTTGAATTTCTTTTAATTGAAAATATGTTAGAAGAGGAGAAACCGATTTTAGGTATATGTAGAGGAGAACAGATATTAAATGTATATTTTGGTGGAACTCTTTATCAAGATTTGAGTTTAAAAAAAGGTAGTAATATCCGACATAATCAAAAATTAAAGCCTGATTTAGAGACACACACAGTAGAAATTGAAAAGGAATCATTATTATATGAGATATTAAAAAAAGATAAAATTTTAGTAAATAGCTTTCATCATATGGCGATT from Cetobacterium somerae carries:
- a CDS encoding gamma-glutamyl-gamma-aminobutyrate hydrolase family protein, which gives rise to MKPIIGISGSIIVDSSGNFPGYERSYVNNDYVESVIRAGGVPYIIPVTDDEELIKEYTKNIDCLILSGGHDVNPLLWEEEPIKELGETFPKRDRFEFLLIENMLEEEKPILGICRGEQILNVYFGGTLYQDLSLKKGSNIRHNQKLKPDLETHTVEIEKESLLYEILKKDKILVNSFHHMAIKDVAVGMKVTAFSKDGVIEGIEMREKNILAIQWHPEMLSKTNGLMQRLFNYFVSISNKE
- a CDS encoding Hsp20/alpha crystallin family protein — its product is MSLIKKTDWFSNFLSDPFDEDKLQNPFKKSFPAVNISENEKEYLIDVCVPGIKKEDLKLNITEGTLTLSYKIEENKEEKNKTYFKKEFSASSFERKMTLPKNCLENEIKASFNDGILNIVIPKDETKKPETTSIPID